In Longimicrobium sp., the following are encoded in one genomic region:
- a CDS encoding pinensin family lanthipeptide — protein MKKLNLSLEELSVESFATTLNLQGVGTVHGRDASEGTDCWSVCGGAFCSWDCHAGTGPYCNTAAVTCEYGPTMNPMDTNCLDATMAGETCNGADTCYDTCPI, from the coding sequence ATGAAGAAGCTCAATCTGAGCCTGGAGGAGCTTTCCGTCGAGAGCTTTGCGACCACCCTGAACCTGCAGGGCGTGGGCACGGTCCACGGGCGTGACGCCTCGGAGGGCACCGACTGCTGGAGCGTGTGCGGCGGAGCCTTCTGCAGCTGGGACTGCCACGCGGGAACCGGCCCCTACTGCAACACCGCCGCCGTCACCTGCGAGTACGGTCCGACCATGAACCCGATGGACACGAACTGCCTCGACGCGACCATGGCGGGCGAGACCTGCAACGGCGCCGACACCTGCTACGACACCTGCCCGATCTGA